Genomic segment of Candidatus Goldiibacteriota bacterium:
AAAAGCGCAGATAATATCCAGCGCGTCGGGTAATTCTTTAAATATACTGTCATTCTTTTTGCGCAATTTTGAATTTAATATCATTGACGGTATAAAAAAAGCGCATATCCCGAAAAAAACCGCGAAATAAATGTCCCCAAAAACCGCCAATATAAGCGTAAAAACGCACAGCGCCGCGATTTCTTCCGTATAAATGAAAGAAACCGTGGAATATTTTTTATCCAGATCAAGTTTTTGCAGAACGGAATTTATTTTTATGTAACGCGATACACCAGAAAATTTAGAATTGAATTTAAGAATTCCGGATTTCAGATAAGACGCAAATTCTATAATTCTGCCGGACACAGTCAACTTTCTGCCCGCGGTAATTTGAAGCACCGCGCTGCGCCTTTCCGTTATCATCCCCGCGGCATACATAAAAAAAGCCGCGCACACCCCAATAAACAGTGCTGCAAGTAAGCCCATCTCTACCCCTCTATGTTGTTATTATTTTTTACTCTATCCTTACAATCCTGCTTATAAAAAATGCGCCGGCAGCTTCCATTACCACTGCCGTACACAGAATAAACATCCCCGCTTTTGTGTTAAAAAGCGGCTCGGTAAAAGACGGGTCAATAAAAGTAATGGCGCCTATCAAGAGAACCGGCAAAAGCCCCACCGTTATTCCTGACATAACCCCCTGGGATGTCAGCGCTTTAATTTCACGGTCAGCTTCATCGCGTTTTCTTATAGTTTCAAGAATCCCGCCAAGGATTTCACTTACATTCCCGCCTGTTTCAAGCGCTGTTTCCAGAGCGGTCAGCATAATTACGTTTTCCCTTACAGGTATTTTTAGCGCAAGGGCGCTTAAAGATTCAGCCATTGAAATTCCCAGCTGCGTGCCCGACAGAACCGCCTTAACTTCCCTTCCCACAGGGCTTTTATCACGCGCCGCAAAAGCGGACATAGCCGAAGGCAGGCTTAACCCGGACTTCATCCCGGAAATCATGCTTTCAAGAAAAGCCGGCAGGTTTTTCCTGTATTCAAGGCAGTATTTTTTATGTTTATAAGACAGGTAATATTTGGGAAGAAAGTATACCGCAGGAACAAAAAGAACGGGTATAAAAACACTCTGCATAATCACGGCTGACGCGGCAAACAGGATAAAAAGCACAATCTGTAACTTTCTTATTTCATTGCCTTTAATCTCCGCCACGCTTTTTTTTACAAGTACATCAACACCCGACCTGTAGTTTTTTACAAACCCCGACATAACAGAAGCTATTTTGTCCTTTTGATACACGGCAAGAGCCGCAGCGGCAAACAGAAATATAGATGCAATTATTTTCATTATTTAAACTGCTTTAAAAAGCGGACGTCATTTTCAAAAAGAAGGCGCATGTCGTCAATCTGGTATTTAAGCATGGTTATCCTTTCAACGCCCATTCCAAAAGCAAAACCTGTATATTTTTCCGGGTCAATCCCCACGTTGGAAAGCACGTTGGGGTGTATCATGCCCGCGCCCATTATTTCAAGCCATCCCGACTGCTTGCAGGCAGGGCACCCTTTCCCCATACAGTTAACGCACTGCACATCAACTTCCGCGGAAGGTTCCGTAAAAGGAAAAAAACTTGGCCTGAAGCGGGTCTTTAAGGTGTTGCCAAACATCTCTTTTAAGAAAAGGTCCAGGACCCCTTTTAAATCCGTAAAGTGAATATTTTCATCCACCATAAAGCCTTCCACCTGATGAAAGACAGACGAATGAGAAGCATCCACGGCATCACGCCTGTACACCCTTCCCGGCGCTATTATTTTAACCGGAGGTTTATGTTTTTTCATCGCCCTGACCTGCACAGGCGAGGTATGAGTCCTTAAAAGATAGCCGTTTTCCATGTAGAATGTATCATGCATATCAAGCGCGGGGTGATCCGCAGGAAAATTCAGCAGAGTGAAATTATTTTCTTCCGTTTCTATTTCAGGGCCTTCTTCAATTGAAAAACCCATACGCATAAATATAGAATTAATTTCTTCGGTTACCAGCGTAAGAGGATGAAGCGCGCCTTTTTCTATATTATAGGCCGGCAGTGTCACATCCACATCTTTTAAACCTTCAGCTTTTTTGGATGACAGCATCTGTTTTTCTTTTTCTTCGGCAAGCGCTTCGCACATTTTTTTA
This window contains:
- the pheS gene encoding phenylalanine--tRNA ligase subunit alpha, whose amino-acid sequence is MDKPSIENSMKQDILTVSDAAGLNAFKAKYTGKKGVITELFSGMKDITDKEEKKKAGLEINELKKMCEALAEEKEKQMLSSKKAEGLKDVDVTLPAYNIEKGALHPLTLVTEEINSIFMRMGFSIEEGPEIETEENNFTLLNFPADHPALDMHDTFYMENGYLLRTHTSPVQVRAMKKHKPPVKIIAPGRVYRRDAVDASHSSVFHQVEGFMVDENIHFTDLKGVLDLFLKEMFGNTLKTRFRPSFFPFTEPSAEVDVQCVNCMGKGCPACKQSGWLEIMGAGMIHPNVLSNVGIDPEKYTGFAFGMGVERITMLKYQIDDMRLLFENDVRFLKQFK
- a CDS encoding type II secretion system F family protein; this encodes MKIIASIFLFAAAALAVYQKDKIASVMSGFVKNYRSGVDVLVKKSVAEIKGNEIRKLQIVLFILFAASAVIMQSVFIPVLFVPAVYFLPKYYLSYKHKKYCLEYRKNLPAFLESMISGMKSGLSLPSAMSAFAARDKSPVGREVKAVLSGTQLGISMAESLSALALKIPVRENVIMLTALETALETGGNVSEILGGILETIRKRDEADREIKALTSQGVMSGITVGLLPVLLIGAITFIDPSFTEPLFNTKAGMFILCTAVVMEAAGAFFISRIVRIE
- a CDS encoding type II secretion system F family protein is translated as MGLLAALFIGVCAAFFMYAAGMITERRSAVLQITAGRKLTVSGRIIEFASYLKSGILKFNSKFSGVSRYIKINSVLQKLDLDKKYSTVSFIYTEEIAALCVFTLILAVFGDIYFAVFFGICAFFIPSMILNSKLRKKNDSIFKELPDALDIICAFIEGGLSVSRAVCRYPEKTKGVFAGEIAMAAKKMKLGKSFQEVMSELEERIDVKEVSSALSAFIRADKSGGNVRDIVRAQADEARKKRFMQMKKKAHEAPVKLLFPLMVFIFPVIFMVLFGPIIIKLMSGL